GGAACATCTTGAACATACGTGGTATCCCCTTGGACAATTACCTGAACTGTTGGAGGGTATAAAAATTTAGAAGTTAGCACTATTACTGAAACGATAAATATCAACATGTATATGGCTATTTTAACTTTTGAACTCATAACTTTCACACATTTTAATTTAACGGCCTGCCCATTTTGAAAACTTTTCTTTCAGTAATGTCCACCATTACCACATATCTCAAACCATCTTCGACATCTAAAATAACCATTGCATATGTGGCATTTTGGAAATTTCGATTGCTTAAGTACACCATGTCTTGAATAGTTATATTGTAATCCCTATTTTTTATAACTTGAGCTGTTTTTGGGTCCTTGGATAATATTTCTTGAACTGTTTTTATATCTTTATCCGTAAATCCCGTAGCTTTAATCTCAGAATATCCATCTTCATGCTCAATCACAAGCGTTTTAGATTTAATTTCAAATGTTGTATAGTTTTGTATCGATTCAACTTTGTTTTCGTCAACATTTACAATAACATATACTAACGTGTCATTTTTCGATAAAAGAACCCCTCTGAAATTTTCACCATACTTTTCAAAATCCTCTTTTAATAGCATAGTACCCGGTACAAGCAGGTAACCTTCAGATAAATACGTTGAAACTGTATTATTAGAAGTTGCAATTTCAATTGCAAGATTTTGACCTTCACTCAAATGGGGGGCTTCTTCAGGATATGGATTAAATTCAGTCATGTTGTGATTAGCTTCGAAATCGGGGGCAATAAATATATCATCTTCGATAAGTACTGAATCAAAAGGTCTCATTATACCAATTGCAATTCCAATAATTGTCAGTACTAAAAATATAATTAAAATTCGTTTCATGATACCAACCATTTTTTATTAATTTAACAATTACATTGTCCAAACAGTATAATTATTTGATGTGGAACACCTGTTCCATTTAATGGAATCGTTCATTTTTACAGCATAGTATATAAACACTGATTTATAACCCTTTCAAAATTTTGAAAATTTTTTTTGAAAAGTATCGAAAGTATATTAAATATCATCAAAAAACTGGTTTTTTTAAATTTAAAAAGTTTAAACAATTTTTTAATTAATATAATGAAAATTTTAATGATATTTTTAAAAAATAATCGATTATTATTCGCCGAATACCGTTTCATAATATGGAAATGCCGTTTCAAAATACATTCTTATGCCGTTCCCACAGTAGGTTAGTTGAAAGTAATTGTGAGAACACTTACTTTCAGAACCTAATTGTTTGGGGATTCAGTTAGGATTTAAGGAATTATTAGATCCCAATAATTCCTAAATTAATAACCTGAAAAATATAATTTCCAAATTAGTGCCTTTTGGAAATTAAGTATGTGATAACATGAATAAAAATCTGAAAAAAACTGCTGGAACCATTCTTATGGTTATCACAATTGTCCCATATTGTATGGCTATGGACGAACAAACTTCTGAAAACTCCGGCGGTATATTTAATAACATATTAAATTGGTTGAAATCAACATTTGGAACTGATACCCAAATTGAACCTAAAACTGTTGAACTTACAAATAACAGTTCTAATATGCCAATGATGCCAGTAAATAATTCTGAAAATATGAATATGCCTGAAATAAATAACAATACGCCTGAAAACGAAATGAATAAAACACGAAATACCCCGAATAGTATGCCTGAAAATTTCAATGAATCATACGTGCCAGAACATGGAAATATGCCAGGTATGCCTGAAAACATTAATAACACAAAATACCCACCCCAAATTCCTGAAAACTTTGAAAATAACACCCCGATCGAAATAAATTCAAACATTACCCAATAAAAACTTAAAAATTATAAAAAATATATTATAGGGTGCAAATCGTGAGAAAAATTATACTTGGAATATTGATGGTTCTTGCACTCGTATCCATATCTTATGCCGCATCAGAATTCAAGGATATGGGAAAACAGGAACCTGGAAAAATGTGCCCCTTTGACTTTCAGAACATGACGACTGAAGAGATTCAGGAAGCTCTTGAAGAACAGCTTGCTGAACTTCAGGACGAATATGATTCTTGTGAAGACGAACAAATGCAGGAAAGAATTCAAGAAAGAATTGAGATGACTCAAGGATTGATTGATGATCCTGAAAAACTTGAAGAAATGATGACTAATATGCCTGAAAGAGAAGAAAAAGGCGTTATTATTAACTTTCAGAACATGACGACTGAAGAGATTCAGGAAGCTCTTGAAGAACAGCTTGCTGAACTTCAGGACGAGTATGATTCTTGTGAAGACGAACAAATGCAGGAAAGAATTCAAGAAAGAATTGAGATGACTCAAGGATTGATTGATGATCCTGAAAAACTTGAAGAAATGATGACTAATATGCCTGAAATGCCTGAAAGAATGCATGAAATGCCTGAAAGAAAAAGAGAAGGTTTCATCGAATTCCAAGACATGACGACTGAAGAGATTCAGGAAGCTCTTGAAGAACAGCTTGCTGAACTTCAGGACGAATATGATTCTTGTGAAGACGAACAAATGCAGGAAAGAATTCAAGAAAGAATTGAGATGACTCAGAGCTTGATTGATGATCCTGAAAAACTTGAAGAAATGATGACTAATATGCCTGAAATGCCTGAAAGACATGGAGAAGGCCCAAAAGCTAACTCCGAATAAAATAACACCCCCAAAATGAAAACATTTAAATATCCATATTTTTAATTTTTTAAAAGTGTGATAAAAATGATTAAATTACTGCTCCCAATACTATTGATTTTATTAATCATATTTGGGATGATTTCATTAGTTAACTTAAGAAAAGAGTCCAAAAATATGATTAATCGTATACAAAAAGTTTCCAAGTGAAAATATGTACAAAATTATAAGTCTTGAAGATGTTTGGAAAATCTACCAGATGGGTGAAGTTGAAGTTCAAGCCCTAAAAGGAGTTTCCCTTGACGTAAATAAAGGTGATTTTGTCGCAATTGTTGGATCGTCAGGTTCTGGAAAATCAACCATGATGAATATGATAGGATGCCTCGATGTACCAACAAAAGGTGACGTTTACCTTAAAACCAAAAATATCTCACACATGACTGAATCAGAACTATCTGAACTTCGTGGAAAGACAATTGGTTTTGTATTTCAGCAATACAATTTAATTCCAAACATGACTGCACTTGAAAACGTACTTTTACCTTTGCAAATACAAGAAGTCAATGATTCCACTGCAGATAGGGCTGCAAAGAGAGCATTGAAACAGGTTGGTCTGGAAGATAGGATGAATAACAAACCATCACAGCTTTCTGGAGGCCAACAACAGCGAGTATCGATTGCAAGAGCGTTAGCATGTGACCCCGAAATAATTCTTGCAGATGAACCAACTGGGGCGCTCGACAGTGCGACTGGTAAAGAAATTATAAAATTATTTATGGCCCTATGGGAAAGTGGAAAAACCATTATTATGATTACGCATGACCCCGATCTTGCAAAATACGCGAAGACCATTGTTGAATTAAAAG
This DNA window, taken from Methanococcus maripaludis, encodes the following:
- a CDS encoding ABC transporter ATP-binding protein, whose translation is MYKIISLEDVWKIYQMGEVEVQALKGVSLDVNKGDFVAIVGSSGSGKSTMMNMIGCLDVPTKGDVYLKTKNISHMTESELSELRGKTIGFVFQQYNLIPNMTALENVLLPLQIQEVNDSTADRAAKRALKQVGLEDRMNNKPSQLSGGQQQRVSIARALACDPEIILADEPTGALDSATGKEIIKLFMALWESGKTIIMITHDPDLAKYAKTIVELKDGNIISITDNKPNTIHE